Proteins encoded together in one Catalinimonas alkaloidigena window:
- a CDS encoding TonB-dependent receptor has protein sequence MKHLYALSFLMWLITLGSASAQTGRITGTVVTNDHQPAEFVNVYLKGTTQGASTDAEGTFELQDIQAGSYTLVASSVGLKSVSQPVEVRANQTTTVSFTLEVDGKELEEIVVRANPSLYVTDYPSISLRLKTPLLETPQNIQVISNQVLKDQQIFDMQEGVIRNVSGATRSEHWETYARIVMRGSRVASFRNGMNVTETWGPLTEDMSMVERIEFVKGPAGFMLASGEPSGFYNVVTKKPTGFTKAEASMTVGSFGTYRSTLDFDGKLSKDGKVLYRLNLMGQLKGTHRAYEYNNRVSVVPVLKFQINPRTSLTAEYTYQYVQMSPIGSSYSYSPNGLGDLPVNFSTLEPNMRPTTVNDQSLTLTFSHSLNDDWKFTSQLAYLNFDQVGQSLWPSSFVGDTLLRAASIWDILGVTKVGQFFVNGDVRTGALTHRILAGLDMGDKDYYHDWAQGGAITGASSFNVFNPVYGQVPASAYPVYDRSLDIRERGVRYNNQYAALYLQDEIRMLDEKLRLTLAGRYTTTGDADPYSGQVDAEKFTPRVGLSYSLTPSMSVYGVYDQAFIPQAGASFEGTPFDPIVGDNKEVGLKTDWLNGRWTASLAAYQITKNNVLTSDPEHQYFSIQLGQTKTQGLEIDLRGELVEGLNVTMNYAYTDGKVTKDTDGSFQGTQIPGTDKHIANAWLHYKFWQGAFEGLGLSFGVQHSSGRTAWYGAYDRTVDPSMPDYTRFDAAVSYQFGKMGVSLNANNLFNAQLLSGAYYPYSNFYYWQAEALRNYRLSMNYRF, from the coding sequence GTGAAGCATCTTTACGCGCTCTCGTTCCTGATGTGGCTTATCACATTAGGTTCCGCATCGGCTCAAACGGGCCGCATTACCGGGACGGTCGTGACCAACGACCACCAACCCGCCGAATTTGTAAACGTCTACCTGAAAGGTACCACCCAGGGCGCTTCTACCGATGCGGAGGGTACGTTCGAACTTCAGGACATCCAGGCCGGGTCGTACACCCTTGTGGCCAGTAGCGTAGGGCTGAAGAGCGTATCGCAACCGGTAGAGGTCCGCGCCAACCAGACGACCACCGTTTCGTTCACGTTGGAAGTAGACGGAAAAGAGCTGGAAGAGATCGTGGTGCGTGCCAACCCGAGCCTTTACGTAACCGATTATCCGTCCATCTCGCTGCGCCTGAAAACGCCGCTCCTGGAAACGCCCCAGAACATCCAGGTCATCAGCAACCAAGTGTTGAAAGACCAGCAGATTTTCGACATGCAGGAAGGCGTGATTCGCAACGTCAGTGGCGCCACCCGGTCGGAGCACTGGGAGACCTACGCGCGGATTGTGATGCGCGGTTCGCGGGTAGCGTCGTTCCGCAACGGCATGAATGTCACCGAAACGTGGGGGCCGCTGACGGAAGACATGAGCATGGTCGAACGCATCGAGTTTGTAAAAGGGCCGGCCGGTTTTATGCTGGCCAGCGGCGAGCCGAGCGGATTCTACAACGTGGTGACCAAAAAACCGACGGGCTTCACCAAGGCAGAAGCCAGCATGACGGTCGGCAGCTTCGGCACCTACCGCAGCACACTGGACTTCGACGGCAAGTTGAGCAAGGATGGCAAAGTACTGTACCGACTCAACCTGATGGGCCAGCTGAAAGGCACCCACCGGGCGTATGAATACAACAACCGCGTGTCGGTGGTGCCCGTCCTGAAATTCCAGATCAACCCCCGTACGTCCCTCACGGCCGAGTACACCTACCAGTACGTGCAGATGTCGCCCATTGGCTCCAGCTACAGCTATTCGCCGAACGGTCTGGGCGATTTGCCCGTCAACTTCTCTACCCTGGAACCCAACATGCGCCCGACGACCGTCAACGACCAGTCGCTGACGCTGACTTTTTCGCACAGCCTGAACGATGACTGGAAATTTACCAGCCAGCTGGCGTACCTGAACTTCGATCAGGTGGGGCAAAGCCTGTGGCCGTCGAGCTTCGTCGGTGATACGCTTCTGCGGGCGGCGTCCATCTGGGACATTCTGGGCGTCACCAAAGTAGGGCAGTTTTTTGTGAACGGCGACGTGCGCACCGGAGCGCTGACGCACCGGATTCTGGCGGGCCTGGACATGGGCGACAAAGATTATTACCACGACTGGGCGCAAGGCGGAGCCATTACCGGCGCAAGCAGCTTCAATGTGTTCAATCCCGTATACGGTCAGGTGCCGGCCAGCGCGTATCCGGTCTACGACCGCAGCCTCGACATCCGCGAGCGGGGCGTGCGCTACAACAACCAGTATGCCGCACTCTACCTGCAGGACGAAATCCGGATGCTGGACGAAAAGCTGCGACTCACGCTCGCGGGCCGCTACACCACCACCGGCGACGCCGATCCGTATTCGGGGCAGGTGGATGCCGAAAAATTCACGCCGCGGGTCGGACTCAGCTACTCGCTGACGCCCAGCATGAGCGTGTACGGCGTGTACGATCAGGCCTTTATTCCGCAGGCCGGGGCCTCCTTTGAAGGAACGCCATTCGACCCGATTGTCGGCGACAACAAAGAAGTCGGCCTGAAAACCGATTGGCTGAACGGGCGCTGGACGGCCTCGCTGGCCGCGTACCAGATCACGAAAAACAACGTGCTGACCTCCGACCCCGAGCACCAGTATTTCTCCATTCAGTTGGGCCAAACCAAAACCCAGGGCCTGGAAATCGACTTGCGCGGCGAGTTGGTCGAGGGCCTGAACGTCACCATGAACTATGCCTATACCGACGGTAAAGTCACCAAAGACACCGACGGCTCGTTCCAGGGAACGCAGATTCCGGGCACCGACAAGCACATTGCCAATGCCTGGCTGCATTATAAGTTCTGGCAGGGCGCGTTCGAAGGTCTGGGGCTTTCGTTCGGGGTGCAACATTCTTCGGGCCGTACGGCCTGGTACGGGGCTTACGACCGTACGGTCGATCCTTCCATGCCCGACTACACCCGGTTCGATGCCGCGGTTTCGTACCAGTTCGGCAAAATGGGCGTCTCGCTCAACGCCAACAACCTCTTCAACGCACAACTGCTTTCGGGAGCCTATTATCCGTACAGCAACTTCTATTACTGGCAGGCCGAGGCGCTGCGGAATTATCGGTTGTCCATGAACTATCGTTTCTAA